Proteins from a genomic interval of Vespula pensylvanica isolate Volc-1 chromosome 22, ASM1446617v1, whole genome shotgun sequence:
- the LOC122636580 gene encoding ribonuclease P/MRP protein subunit POP5 produces the protein MVRFKNRYITIEIVPKIENNKVLTLRTAALQNAIQAKVQQLYGDFGSAAIKVGFQAKYCNAQTKIALIKSRHGPHKFILNCIPLLSDIDGRAVTVNILYVGATIKHCFIFIRTYQQKKLEKMWDTFRNDNERREMQKALMQLTTSMKVFR, from the exons atgGTGCGTTTTAAAAACAG GTATATTACGATTGAAATAGTAcctaaaattgaaaataacaaagttTTAACATTGAGAACTGCTGCATTACAAAACGCTATTCAAGCAAAAGTTCAACAATTATATGGAGATTTTGGATCGGCTGCAATAAAAGTTGGATTTCAAG CAAAATATTGTAATGCACAAACAAAAATAGCACTTATCAAAAGTAGGCATGGAcctcataaatttatattaaattgcaTTCCATTGCTAAGTGATATCGATGGTCGAGCTGTAACagtaaatattctttatgtCGGTGCAACTATAAaacattgttttatttttataaga ACGTACCAGCAGAAGAAGTTGGAAAAAATGTGGGATACTTTTAGaaatgataatgaaagaagagaaatgcaAAAAGCGTTGATGCAATTGACAACTTCTATGAAAgtttttagataa